A single Caretta caretta isolate rCarCar2 chromosome 2, rCarCar1.hap1, whole genome shotgun sequence DNA region contains:
- the LOC125631326 gene encoding zinc finger and SCAN domain-containing protein 20 produces the protein MTATGDEIAIVGIGCNFPGGEQLATPYLLLNTVPDFSVAIWSAQVTMESQNLKRAPAWTEREVLDRIAVWGEESMQAELCSKRQNANIFAKISKGIMDRGYNRDTQQCHRKVKELRQAYQKTKDANSCSGSESHTCCFYDELNAIPGRAPITSQLLSMDTCKGEVSCNRHEDFVDEEDEEEEKVEDNAQQASGASLLPGSWNCSSPWSQYPPNPPKVGSWTMKPEEAPLLKMFLRSP, from the exons gTGAGCAATTGGCCACTCCGTATCTGCTGCTCAATACTGTTCCAGATtttag cgtggcaatctggtcagcacaggtgaccatggagtcccagaatctcaaaagagctccagcatggactgaacgggaggtactggatcggatcgctgtatggggagaagaatccatgcaggcagaactctgttccaagagacaaaatgccaatatatttgccaaaatctccaagggcataaTGGatagaggctacaacagggacacacagcagtgccacaggaaagttaaggagctgaggcaagcctaccaaaaaacaaaggatgcaaacagttgctctgggtcagagtctcatacatgctgcttctatgatgagctgaatGCAATTCCAGGGAGAGCCCCTATCACTTCCCAActactgtccatggacacctgcaagggggaagtctcatgcaacaggcatgaggattttgtggatgaggaagatgaggaggaggaaaaggttgAGGATaacgcacagcaggcaagcggagcaTCCCTCCTTCCTGGCAGctggaactgttcatcaccctggagccaataccctcccaaccctcccaaggtgggctcctggaccatgaagccagaggaggcacctctg ctgaaaatgtttctacgctccccctaa